In the genome of Leucobacter luti, one region contains:
- a CDS encoding LysR family transcriptional regulator, whose product MNLEQLRGFAEVALTGHFTRAAEQLHLAQPSLSRQIATLERDLGVELFHRVRGNVALTSAGERLLPLARRMLADAETARNEMAELAGLQRGRIRLGATPTLCTSLVADVLAEFHERHPGIDIEVMERGSRSLIAALMEGALDLALIVTSVAHGEARAVLDREPILSERLVVVSAANRLDPFPRSDSSQAVTLAELARVPQIAFPENYDLRVAMDTAYRAAGLTPRVAVEGVEMDAALRFAERGIGVAVVPAMVAVDRPKLRSTPLAGAELTRTVSLARRSDMAPTHASAALQAMTREVADRLSAADSATATLVRRVGAVAGSARSGA is encoded by the coding sequence GTGAATCTTGAACAACTGCGCGGGTTCGCGGAGGTGGCGCTCACCGGCCACTTCACGAGAGCCGCGGAACAATTGCATCTCGCACAGCCATCTCTCAGCCGTCAGATCGCCACGCTCGAGCGTGATCTCGGTGTCGAGCTCTTTCATCGCGTGCGTGGCAATGTCGCCCTCACAAGCGCGGGAGAACGGCTATTGCCCCTCGCGAGACGCATGCTCGCTGACGCTGAGACCGCGCGCAACGAGATGGCAGAACTCGCGGGCCTGCAGCGAGGCCGGATCCGGCTCGGGGCTACTCCGACGCTGTGCACCAGCCTCGTTGCCGACGTGCTCGCCGAGTTTCATGAGCGCCACCCCGGTATCGATATCGAGGTGATGGAGCGCGGCTCACGCAGCCTTATCGCGGCGCTCATGGAGGGCGCGCTTGATCTGGCCCTCATTGTCACGAGCGTTGCACACGGGGAAGCACGCGCGGTGCTCGATCGTGAGCCGATCCTGAGCGAACGCCTCGTGGTGGTGTCTGCCGCCAATCGTCTCGATCCTTTTCCCCGGAGCGACAGCTCGCAAGCGGTTACTCTCGCCGAACTCGCACGCGTGCCGCAGATCGCGTTTCCTGAGAACTACGATCTGCGCGTCGCGATGGACACGGCGTATCGGGCAGCCGGTTTGACGCCGCGAGTGGCAGTTGAGGGAGTCGAGATGGACGCCGCTCTGCGTTTCGCCGAGCGGGGGATCGGCGTCGCCGTTGTCCCCGCCATGGTCGCAGTGGATCGGCCGAAGCTGCGCTCCACCCCGTTGGCCGGGGCGGAGCTCACCAGGACGGTAAGTCTGGCGCGGCGCTCCGATATGGCGCCCACCCATGCGAGTGCGGCGTTGCAAGCGATGACGCGCGAAGTCGCCGATCGGTTGAGCGCTGCCGACAGCGCGACTGCGACGCTCGTGCGCCGCGTGGGTGCCGTCGCGGGCTCAGCCCGCAGCGGCGCCTGA
- the dxr gene encoding 1-deoxy-D-xylulose-5-phosphate reductoisomerase, whose amino-acid sequence MKRIVILGSTGSIGEQALDVVRKHPSKFQVVGLVAGSNAAQVAQQAEEFNVEHTALGAEDAVRLIREVPADVVLNGITGSVGLGPTIAALEAGRTLALANKESLIVGGDLVTGLAAPGQIVPVDSEHSAIAQALRSGRAEEVRRLVLTASGGPFRGRSRDSLRDVTPAEALAHPTWNMGPMVSTNSATLMNKGLEVIEAHLLFRVGYSDIDVVVHPQSIVHSMVEFIDGSTIAQASPPDMRLPIALGLTWPDRLPNIGVPLDWRTASTWDFEPLDHDAFPAVELAKEVGRARLTYPAVYNAANEEAVTAFHAGRIGFLDIVDTVRDVLEAHAAPDQLTLPALADAERWAREYAERVISGRERV is encoded by the coding sequence ATGAAGCGCATCGTGATTCTCGGATCCACTGGCTCAATCGGGGAACAGGCCCTCGATGTCGTGCGGAAACACCCCTCGAAGTTTCAAGTGGTTGGCCTCGTCGCTGGATCGAATGCTGCCCAGGTGGCGCAGCAGGCTGAGGAGTTCAACGTCGAGCACACGGCGCTGGGGGCTGAGGACGCTGTGCGGCTGATCCGCGAGGTGCCAGCCGACGTCGTGCTGAACGGCATCACCGGCTCGGTCGGACTCGGGCCGACGATCGCAGCCCTCGAGGCTGGACGCACGCTCGCGCTCGCGAACAAAGAATCGCTGATCGTCGGTGGCGACCTCGTGACTGGCCTCGCCGCTCCCGGCCAGATCGTGCCAGTCGACTCCGAGCACTCCGCGATTGCGCAGGCACTCCGTTCCGGTCGGGCTGAGGAGGTGCGGCGCCTCGTGTTGACGGCCTCGGGAGGTCCGTTCCGTGGGCGCAGCAGAGACTCGCTGCGCGACGTGACTCCGGCGGAGGCACTCGCGCACCCCACCTGGAACATGGGTCCTATGGTGTCGACGAACTCGGCGACCCTCATGAACAAGGGCCTCGAAGTGATTGAGGCACACCTGTTGTTCCGCGTGGGCTACAGCGATATCGACGTCGTGGTGCACCCGCAGTCCATCGTTCACTCGATGGTGGAATTCATCGATGGTTCGACGATTGCTCAGGCCTCGCCGCCGGACATGCGCCTCCCGATCGCGCTGGGGCTCACCTGGCCGGACCGCCTCCCCAACATCGGAGTGCCCCTCGACTGGCGCACCGCGAGCACGTGGGACTTTGAACCGCTCGACCACGACGCGTTCCCCGCTGTTGAACTCGCGAAAGAGGTTGGGCGGGCCCGCCTCACCTACCCGGCCGTGTACAACGCCGCCAACGAAGAAGCGGTCACCGCGTTTCACGCTGGACGGATCGGCTTCTTAGACATTGTCGACACGGTGCGGGATGTACTCGAAGCGCACGCTGCGCCGGATCAGCTCACGCTGCCCGCGCTGGCCGACGCAGAACGCTGGGCGCGCGAGTATGCCGAGCGAGTGATTTCGGGGCGGGAACGGGTGTAA
- a CDS encoding MFS transporter: MQNPDPAPAAPTVISRTGTAYFPIALVSRLPYAMMVIGVLTLVVAARGSIELGGLNSAMVGLGVAFCGPLIGAAADRFGQRPTLLITGALNSVVLGALAWVAFSDLPVWTVFLGSLLAGATAPQVSPMSRSRLVTIIKQDLPAQKRPRALSSFLAYESAADEVIFVFGPVAVGLLATTLGAWAPMVGAAILTLIFVTAFALHHTSAPPQSAAERAATLAPASELWRPTLLVTVLGIFAVGAFFGSMLTSLTSFMQDRGAAEQAGLYYGVMGVGSAIFAIAVAFLPARFTLRYRWPLFAILILAGTVLLQTAHDIPGMLLSLAVMGIGVGPLLVTLYSFGAHRSPAGRSATVMTMLGSGLMVGQSAAAAVTGIVADQIGTQEALLFPLYSALIALAAGLVNWALTGNTARHTAAAE; encoded by the coding sequence ATGCAGAATCCAGATCCCGCTCCCGCCGCTCCGACGGTCATTTCTCGCACCGGTACGGCGTATTTCCCGATTGCGCTCGTCTCGCGCTTGCCGTACGCCATGATGGTGATCGGCGTGCTGACGCTTGTCGTCGCGGCGCGCGGCTCCATCGAGCTCGGCGGGCTGAACTCCGCCATGGTGGGGCTCGGGGTGGCGTTCTGCGGCCCGCTCATCGGTGCGGCCGCCGACCGTTTTGGGCAGCGTCCCACTCTGCTCATCACCGGCGCACTCAACAGTGTGGTGCTCGGGGCGCTCGCATGGGTCGCGTTTAGTGATCTGCCCGTCTGGACTGTGTTCCTCGGCTCGTTGCTCGCGGGTGCCACGGCGCCGCAGGTCTCGCCGATGTCGCGCTCGCGCCTCGTCACGATCATCAAGCAGGATCTGCCGGCCCAGAAACGCCCGCGCGCACTGTCCTCCTTCCTCGCATATGAATCGGCTGCTGACGAGGTCATCTTCGTGTTCGGGCCCGTCGCCGTCGGGCTTCTCGCGACGACACTGGGTGCGTGGGCCCCGATGGTGGGTGCCGCGATCCTGACCCTGATCTTTGTGACGGCATTTGCGCTGCACCACACCAGTGCTCCCCCGCAGAGCGCTGCGGAGCGCGCCGCAACGCTGGCCCCGGCGTCTGAACTGTGGCGGCCGACACTGCTCGTTACCGTGCTGGGCATCTTCGCCGTCGGCGCGTTCTTCGGTTCGATGCTCACCTCGTTGACCTCGTTCATGCAAGATCGCGGTGCCGCGGAGCAGGCCGGTCTCTACTACGGAGTGATGGGCGTTGGCTCGGCGATCTTCGCGATCGCGGTCGCGTTCCTCCCCGCACGGTTCACGCTGCGCTACCGCTGGCCACTGTTCGCGATTCTCATCCTCGCCGGCACGGTGCTGCTGCAGACTGCACACGACATCCCCGGCATGCTCCTGAGCCTCGCGGTGATGGGAATCGGCGTTGGGCCTCTGCTCGTAACGCTGTACAGTTTTGGTGCGCATCGCAGCCCCGCTGGGCGCTCCGCGACCGTGATGACGATGCTCGGGTCCGGACTCATGGTGGGTCAGTCAGCCGCTGCGGCGGTCACCGGCATCGTCGCTGATCAGATCGGCACGCAGGAAGCACTGCTCTTCCCGCTCTACTCGGCGCTGATTGCGCTCGCCGCTGGGCTCGTGAACTGGGCGCTCACCGGGAACACCGCGCGGCACACGGCCGCGGCGGAATAG
- a CDS encoding FAD-binding protein has translation MHTEPLSERPERLLATSVLVIGTGGAGLRASIELAERGVQVLAVGKRRAHDAHTTLAAGGINAALGTMDPEDSWEQHAADTLRESYFLADPAIVEVVTKGAAEGIADLERWGMPFAREADGRISQRFFGAHKYRRTAYAGDYTGLEIQRTLMRRAAELQVPIVDTIYITRLLTSEGRVFGAYGFDIVDGSPVLIHADAVILAAGGHTRIWRNTSSRRDENTGDSFRLAALAGGKIRDAELVQFHPSGILEPAEAAGLLVSEAARGEGGILRNALGERYMEKYDPERMELSTRDRVALASYTEIVEGRGTTNGGVFLDVSHLPREQILAKLPRVYRNLIDLQMLDITEEPIEIAPTAHYSMGGVWVRPEDHGTGVDGLYAIGEASSGLHGANRLGGNSLIELLVYGRITGADAAGYVTGITEVRRDPAAVAEARAEMTGLLTERGATSESPRRLQRALRDLMTEHAGVVRSEAGLTAGLAKLDALEERMQNVTAHPDIAGFDDLAHAFDLYGSMLAARATLECARERRETRGCHNRSDFPEQSEELRGNFVWTPEGGATFEPLSEAPESFRALAYAAADETVVGKLVE, from the coding sequence ATGCACACTGAACCTCTTTCTGAACGCCCCGAACGCCTGCTCGCTACCTCAGTCCTCGTCATCGGCACCGGTGGAGCTGGCCTGCGCGCTTCCATTGAACTTGCAGAGCGTGGCGTGCAGGTGCTCGCCGTCGGCAAGCGCCGCGCGCACGACGCACACACCACACTCGCGGCTGGTGGGATCAACGCTGCGCTCGGCACCATGGACCCCGAAGACAGCTGGGAACAGCACGCCGCCGACACGCTGCGCGAGTCATATTTCCTTGCGGACCCCGCCATCGTTGAGGTGGTAACAAAGGGTGCCGCGGAGGGAATCGCGGACCTGGAGCGGTGGGGCATGCCCTTCGCGCGGGAAGCGGACGGTCGCATCAGCCAGCGCTTCTTTGGCGCACACAAGTATCGCCGCACCGCCTACGCCGGTGACTACACCGGCCTGGAGATCCAGCGCACACTCATGCGGCGCGCTGCGGAGCTGCAGGTGCCCATCGTTGACACGATCTACATCACGCGACTGCTCACCAGCGAGGGGCGTGTATTCGGCGCATACGGTTTCGACATCGTCGACGGTTCCCCTGTGCTCATCCATGCAGACGCTGTGATCCTCGCAGCGGGCGGCCACACGAGGATCTGGCGCAACACGTCCTCCCGGCGCGACGAGAACACGGGCGACTCATTCCGTCTCGCCGCCCTCGCAGGCGGCAAGATCCGCGACGCTGAGCTCGTGCAGTTCCATCCTTCGGGGATCCTCGAGCCTGCCGAAGCCGCCGGGTTGCTCGTCTCCGAAGCCGCACGCGGCGAAGGCGGCATCTTGCGCAACGCCCTCGGCGAGCGGTACATGGAGAAGTACGACCCCGAACGAATGGAGCTCTCCACCCGCGACCGCGTTGCACTCGCCAGCTACACGGAGATCGTCGAGGGCCGCGGCACCACGAACGGGGGCGTGTTCCTCGATGTGTCTCATTTGCCGCGCGAGCAGATCCTCGCGAAGCTCCCCCGCGTGTACCGCAACCTCATCGACTTGCAGATGCTCGACATCACCGAAGAACCGATCGAGATCGCCCCCACTGCGCACTACTCGATGGGCGGCGTGTGGGTGCGGCCAGAGGATCATGGCACGGGAGTCGATGGCCTCTACGCCATCGGCGAGGCATCGAGTGGCCTGCACGGAGCAAACCGGCTGGGCGGCAACTCACTCATCGAGTTGCTTGTGTACGGTCGAATCACCGGCGCGGATGCTGCGGGCTACGTCACCGGTATCACCGAGGTCCGCCGCGATCCTGCAGCGGTCGCGGAGGCCCGCGCCGAGATGACCGGGCTCCTCACCGAGCGTGGGGCGACGAGCGAGAGCCCGCGCCGCTTGCAGCGCGCGCTGCGGGATCTCATGACCGAGCACGCCGGAGTGGTCCGCTCCGAAGCCGGGCTCACCGCAGGCCTCGCGAAACTCGATGCACTCGAAGAGCGCATGCAGAACGTCACGGCACACCCCGATATCGCCGGTTTCGACGATCTGGCGCACGCATTCGATCTCTACGGCTCGATGCTCGCGGCCCGCGCGACGCTCGAGTGCGCGCGTGAGCGGCGTGAGACTCGCGGCTGCCACAACCGCTCAGACTTCCCTGAGCAGAGCGAAGAGCTGCGCGGCAACTTCGTGTGGACCCCAGAGGGTGGAGCGACGTTTGAGCCGCTCTCCGAGGCGCCCGAGTCATTCCGAGCGCTCGCCTACGCTGCCGCTGATGAAACCGTCGTGGGCAAGCTCGTCGAGTAG
- a CDS encoding FKBP-type peptidyl-prolyl cis-trans isomerase translates to MKLSRALLPAALAGALILTGCSAGGSPTKDDAGAECLAPGSASKSIKVSGETGADLKLTTKAPIKLKDSIERSVLTEGEGKVVKDGETIAVSMTTFNGDTGKEMDQLPESPVPFAEDQLVPWAYEGIRCALPGEQVALVAPYADMFGDTDPAETPYEDLTAKTPIVIVMSFGEVTEASADDGATDEGAAGEPGTLGADKLLKKAEGKAVAAPDGFPTVKLAKDGEPTITIPEGVEAPSKLEIATVIEGDGETVKPGDRVYVNYRGVIWRTGEEFDSSWSRGEPANFVTSQVIPGFQKALEGQKVGSQIISVVPAEDGGYGAETLKGQGHEPDDVMVFVLDILGTVHAE, encoded by the coding sequence GTGAAACTCTCCCGTGCCCTGCTCCCAGCTGCCCTCGCCGGCGCGCTCATTCTGACCGGCTGCTCCGCAGGTGGCTCACCGACCAAGGACGATGCGGGCGCAGAGTGTCTCGCACCGGGTTCCGCGAGCAAGAGCATCAAGGTGTCCGGCGAAACCGGTGCTGATCTGAAGCTCACGACGAAGGCTCCGATCAAGCTCAAGGATTCGATCGAGCGCTCGGTACTCACCGAGGGTGAGGGCAAAGTGGTCAAGGACGGCGAAACCATCGCCGTCAGTATGACGACGTTCAATGGCGACACCGGCAAGGAAATGGATCAGCTCCCCGAGAGCCCTGTTCCGTTTGCGGAGGATCAGCTCGTTCCATGGGCCTATGAGGGCATCCGCTGCGCGCTTCCCGGCGAGCAGGTGGCGCTTGTGGCCCCCTACGCCGACATGTTCGGCGACACGGATCCCGCGGAAACGCCGTACGAGGATCTCACCGCCAAGACTCCGATCGTGATCGTGATGTCCTTCGGTGAAGTCACTGAGGCCTCCGCCGATGACGGCGCCACCGACGAGGGTGCAGCGGGCGAGCCAGGAACACTCGGAGCGGACAAGCTTTTGAAGAAGGCCGAGGGCAAAGCAGTGGCCGCGCCTGACGGGTTCCCCACTGTCAAACTCGCCAAGGACGGCGAACCGACGATCACGATTCCCGAGGGCGTCGAAGCTCCGTCAAAGCTTGAAATCGCAACAGTGATTGAGGGTGACGGCGAAACTGTCAAGCCGGGCGACCGCGTCTATGTCAACTACCGCGGCGTCATCTGGCGTACGGGTGAAGAGTTCGACTCCAGCTGGAGCCGTGGTGAGCCCGCCAACTTCGTCACCTCGCAGGTCATCCCCGGTTTCCAGAAGGCACTGGAAGGCCAGAAGGTCGGTTCACAGATCATCTCGGTCGTGCCCGCAGAAGATGGCGGCTACGGTGCGGAGACGCTGAAGGGCCAGGGCCACGAGCCCGACGACGTGATGGTGTTCGTGCTCGACATTCTCGGCACGGTCCACGCCGAGTAA
- a CDS encoding thioredoxin domain-containing protein: MSDTQLPAPPPHPYAAPARRPSRALAISAMALGLAALLTVAVTPLMSGSFAVLGSVIGIAAVICGVIALVLRQPVLYSVVGLAAGALAIVVALVIGMLSIGSLFADAVQDDRRAEGSVTESPGPVDPESTAVVWPQNMSTGGIVFSGKDQDVRRSDAPADNATPAPLTASDLDSPALIRVYVDYRCPYCAKFEQANAATLDAVLEQDAAAIELHPLTFLDRVSEGSYYSSRAAGTLACLAEAQPEVAWDANAALMSEDVQPAEGGPGLDNDAIISAIEDAVGPLHAEARTCITEERFVPFAQALSEWVFANPVPGAVDPSLGVTGTPFVVVDGVPYPGDPADTEAFGAFLVEQGLALK; this comes from the coding sequence ATGAGCGACACTCAGCTGCCTGCCCCGCCGCCCCATCCATATGCGGCTCCCGCGCGTCGCCCGAGCCGAGCGCTCGCGATCAGTGCAATGGCGCTCGGTCTCGCCGCGCTGCTGACGGTCGCGGTCACTCCGCTGATGTCGGGCAGCTTCGCGGTGCTCGGCTCGGTGATCGGAATCGCCGCCGTTATCTGCGGCGTGATCGCGCTCGTGCTGCGACAGCCCGTGCTGTACTCGGTCGTGGGGCTCGCTGCCGGCGCGCTCGCCATCGTGGTTGCGCTGGTCATTGGCATGCTCAGCATCGGCTCGCTGTTCGCGGACGCCGTGCAGGATGACCGGCGCGCTGAGGGCTCGGTCACAGAGTCTCCCGGCCCGGTGGACCCTGAATCCACGGCCGTGGTCTGGCCGCAGAATATGTCAACGGGCGGCATCGTGTTCTCCGGGAAAGACCAGGACGTTCGCCGCTCAGATGCCCCCGCGGACAACGCAACGCCGGCGCCCCTCACGGCGTCGGACCTTGATTCCCCCGCTCTCATCCGGGTCTATGTGGATTATCGCTGCCCGTATTGCGCAAAGTTCGAGCAGGCGAATGCTGCGACGCTCGACGCGGTGCTGGAACAGGACGCTGCCGCGATTGAGTTGCATCCCCTCACATTCCTCGATCGCGTGTCTGAGGGCAGCTACTACTCCTCACGCGCGGCGGGCACTCTCGCGTGCCTCGCAGAGGCGCAGCCCGAGGTCGCATGGGACGCGAATGCTGCGCTCATGAGCGAAGACGTGCAGCCAGCAGAGGGCGGACCGGGGCTCGACAACGACGCAATCATCTCCGCGATCGAGGACGCGGTCGGGCCGCTGCATGCTGAAGCGCGCACGTGCATCACTGAGGAACGCTTCGTGCCATTCGCACAAGCACTCTCCGAGTGGGTCTTCGCGAACCCGGTACCGGGGGCTGTGGATCCCAGTCTCGGAGTGACGGGCACGCCATTCGTTGTGGTCGACGGTGTGCCCTATCCAGGGGATCCTGCCGATACTGAAGCCTTCGGCGCATTTCTTGTGGAGCAGGGCCTCGCTCTGAAATAG
- the sufU gene encoding Fe-S cluster assembly sulfur transfer protein SufU → MSALDGLYQEVILDHSKRPIGKGELEAAVDALTASHHEFNPSCGDEIDLSIAVDPATGKISQLAWEGQGCSISMASASILSQLVRDDDLTIAGAHERIAAFREMIQSRGAEEPDEELLGDAVALQGVSKFVMRVKCAMLGWVALEADLKQVEAKRAAA, encoded by the coding sequence GTGAGTGCGCTTGACGGGCTGTACCAGGAAGTCATTCTCGACCACTCGAAGCGGCCGATCGGCAAGGGCGAACTTGAAGCGGCTGTCGACGCGCTGACCGCATCGCACCACGAGTTCAACCCGAGCTGTGGCGACGAAATCGACCTCTCGATTGCGGTGGATCCCGCCACAGGCAAGATCTCTCAGCTCGCGTGGGAGGGGCAGGGGTGCTCGATCTCCATGGCATCAGCATCGATCCTGTCCCAGCTCGTCCGCGACGATGACCTCACCATCGCCGGCGCGCACGAGCGGATTGCAGCATTCCGCGAAATGATCCAGTCTCGTGGGGCCGAAGAACCCGACGAGGAACTGCTCGGCGATGCGGTTGCGCTCCAGGGCGTCTCCAAGTTCGTGATGCGGGTGAAGTGCGCGATGCTCGGCTGGGTTGCGCTCGAGGCCGATCTGAAGCAGGTCGAAGCGAAGCGGGCGGCGGCCTAA
- a CDS encoding DNA alkylation repair protein, which produces MATITIDPSSTVADISAALAALEDPKARAINERHGDDHGVNLTKLRAIAKQLKRNPALARELWETGGSPERLVALLISGPKDYSAAELESMLRDARIPKVRDWLVNYIVKKSPHAEELRLAWFADPDPEIAGSGWALTTDCVSKRPEVLDLVGLLDQIEAEMPTAPEGLQWAMNECLANIGIHHAELRARAIDIGERLQVLADYPTPPGCTSPFAPIWITAMVARQK; this is translated from the coding sequence ATGGCCACGATCACCATCGACCCGAGCAGCACCGTTGCCGATATCTCGGCGGCGCTGGCGGCACTCGAGGATCCGAAGGCGCGTGCGATCAATGAGCGTCACGGTGACGATCACGGTGTCAACCTCACGAAGCTGCGTGCGATCGCAAAGCAGCTCAAGCGCAATCCGGCGCTCGCGCGCGAGCTCTGGGAAACTGGGGGTTCTCCTGAGCGCCTCGTGGCGTTGCTGATCTCAGGACCGAAGGACTACTCGGCTGCCGAACTCGAGTCGATGCTGCGGGACGCCCGCATCCCCAAAGTGCGCGACTGGCTCGTCAACTACATCGTGAAGAAGAGTCCGCATGCGGAAGAACTCCGTCTGGCGTGGTTCGCAGACCCGGACCCGGAGATTGCTGGATCCGGCTGGGCGCTCACCACAGACTGCGTGAGTAAGCGGCCAGAGGTGCTCGACTTGGTCGGGCTGCTCGACCAGATCGAGGCCGAGATGCCGACGGCACCCGAGGGCCTGCAGTGGGCGATGAACGAGTGTCTCGCGAATATCGGAATCCACCACGCTGAGTTGCGCGCTCGCGCGATCGACATCGGTGAGCGGCTGCAGGTGCTCGCCGACTATCCGACCCCTCCCGGCTGCACGTCGCCGTTCGCGCCGATCTGGATCACTGCGATGGTGGCTCGGCAGAAGTAG
- the rsmI gene encoding 16S rRNA (cytidine(1402)-2'-O)-methyltransferase, whose amino-acid sequence MILLAATPIGNLGDVSVRLRETFERATVIAAEDTRHTAQLLRLLEIENRPELVALHDHNEHDRAAALVDRASSEDVVLVSDAGMPTVSDPGFRVVQLAAERGVLVSAIPGPSAVITALAVAGLPTDRFAFEGFLPRKSGERLKTLRTLASERRTLVFFEAPTRLAATLADLATAFGAERSAAVCRELTKLHEEVRRGALSELAEWAAEGVRGEIVVVVGGAPATEVSPENALREVQQLVAAGERLKDASRAVAEATGLSSRELYAAVLAARSHTTAAGSDTAG is encoded by the coding sequence ATGATCCTCCTCGCAGCAACGCCCATCGGAAACCTGGGGGACGTCTCGGTGCGGCTCCGCGAAACATTTGAACGAGCCACCGTGATTGCCGCCGAGGACACCCGTCACACGGCTCAGCTGCTCCGGCTGCTCGAGATCGAGAACCGGCCGGAGCTGGTCGCGCTGCACGATCACAATGAGCACGATCGCGCTGCTGCGCTTGTAGACCGCGCGAGCAGCGAAGACGTGGTGCTTGTGAGCGACGCCGGCATGCCCACGGTCTCCGACCCCGGTTTCCGAGTCGTGCAATTGGCCGCTGAGCGCGGCGTTCTCGTGAGCGCGATTCCCGGACCGAGCGCCGTCATCACCGCGCTCGCAGTTGCAGGGCTCCCCACCGACCGCTTCGCGTTTGAAGGATTCCTGCCGCGCAAATCAGGTGAACGCCTGAAGACACTGCGCACGCTGGCCTCCGAGCGCCGCACGCTCGTGTTCTTTGAAGCCCCCACCCGTCTCGCAGCCACGCTCGCGGATCTCGCGACCGCGTTCGGTGCTGAACGCAGCGCTGCGGTCTGCCGCGAGCTCACCAAACTGCATGAGGAGGTGCGACGCGGCGCACTCTCCGAACTCGCGGAGTGGGCGGCGGAGGGCGTGCGCGGCGAGATCGTCGTCGTCGTCGGTGGGGCCCCGGCGACTGAGGTGTCGCCCGAGAACGCACTGCGCGAAGTACAACAGCTCGTCGCAGCCGGCGAGCGTTTGAAAGACGCGAGTCGAGCGGTCGCGGAGGCAACCGGACTGTCCTCTCGCGAGTTGTACGCCGCCGTGCTCGCTGCTCGGAGCCACACAACCGCAGCGGGAAGTGACACCGCCGGGTGA
- a CDS encoding aminotransferase class V-fold PLP-dependent enzyme, translating to METMSARAFTPAEVLGLRAEFPYFAAHDLSESAPAYLDAAATSQRPAAVLDAERHFLETSNAAVHRGTSGAVGAATEAFEGARAAVAAFVGASTPEQIVWAENATDALNIVALGIGEANAGLGGAGSERFLLEAGDEILVTEAEHHANLIPWQRLAAKTGATFRFIPVREDGTWTLDDARAALTPRTKIFAFAHVSNVTGFVAPVAELVELARSVGALTVLDACQSVPHIPVDFSALGVDFAAFSGHKMLGPNGIGVLYGRPEALAALPPARTGGSAITRVTMETAEFMPPPLRFEPGTQPVSQVVGLGAAVAFLEQADLARAAAREHELVERLVAGIIETPGLRLLGPADSTQRIALTAVSVAGVHAHDVGQFLDEQGVLVRVGHHCAQPLHRALGITSSTRASVHLTTTEDEVDRFLDALRGAQRYFGAEVSA from the coding sequence ATGGAGACCATGTCTGCTCGTGCGTTTACTCCCGCTGAGGTTCTGGGCCTCCGCGCAGAGTTCCCCTACTTCGCCGCTCACGATCTGAGCGAGAGTGCTCCGGCCTATCTTGACGCTGCGGCAACGTCACAGCGTCCAGCCGCGGTGCTCGACGCGGAACGTCACTTTCTGGAGACGTCAAACGCCGCGGTGCACCGAGGCACGAGCGGTGCTGTCGGCGCCGCGACGGAGGCGTTCGAAGGAGCCCGTGCGGCCGTGGCTGCGTTCGTCGGTGCCAGCACTCCTGAGCAAATCGTGTGGGCGGAGAACGCAACCGATGCGCTGAACATCGTCGCGCTGGGGATCGGCGAGGCGAACGCTGGGCTCGGCGGAGCGGGAAGCGAGCGTTTCCTCTTGGAAGCCGGCGATGAGATCCTGGTCACAGAAGCGGAACACCACGCAAACCTGATTCCGTGGCAGCGACTCGCCGCGAAGACCGGCGCGACGTTCCGATTCATCCCGGTTCGGGAGGACGGCACCTGGACGCTCGATGACGCGCGCGCTGCGCTGACACCGCGCACCAAGATCTTCGCGTTCGCGCATGTCTCGAATGTCACTGGCTTCGTTGCGCCCGTTGCAGAGCTCGTTGAGCTCGCCCGCAGCGTCGGTGCGCTCACCGTGCTCGATGCGTGCCAGTCGGTGCCACACATTCCCGTTGACTTCTCGGCGCTCGGCGTCGACTTCGCCGCATTTTCCGGTCACAAGATGCTCGGCCCGAACGGGATCGGCGTGCTGTATGGCCGCCCGGAGGCGCTCGCCGCGCTGCCGCCAGCGCGCACAGGCGGCTCAGCGATCACGCGCGTCACTATGGAGACTGCGGAGTTCATGCCGCCGCCGCTGCGCTTCGAACCTGGCACCCAGCCGGTATCTCAGGTTGTTGGTCTCGGAGCCGCAGTCGCGTTCCTCGAGCAGGCCGACCTTGCGCGCGCCGCAGCGCGCGAGCATGAACTCGTCGAGCGGCTCGTTGCCGGCATCATCGAGACTCCCGGTCTGCGGCTGCTCGGTCCCGCCGACTCGACACAGCGCATTGCGCTGACCGCCGTGTCCGTTGCGGGGGTGCACGCCCACGATGTGGGCCAGTTCCTCGATGAACAGGGAGTCCTCGTGCGCGTAGGCCACCACTGTGCGCAGCCACTGCACCGGGCGCTCGGCATTACGTCCAGCACACGAGCGAGTGTGCACCTGACCACGACTGAAGACGAGGTCGATCGTTTCCTCGACGCGCTCCGCGGCGCACAGCGGTATTTCGGAGCGGAGGTGTCAGCGTGA